In Longimicrobiaceae bacterium, the genomic window CGCCTCCATGCGGATCACCTGCCGCGCCCGTGCCAGCATCGCCTCGCCCGTCAGCGCGACGCCGTCGTCCGGAAATGCATCCGCCGAGGCCACTTCATCGGCCGAGATCGCATCGGGAGATGCAGATCCGCCGATGGAGCCCGTCGCTCCCGCATCTCCCGAGAACGGCGGTACGACGGGAGATGCGGAGCCGCCCAACGCTCCACGCGTCGCCGGAGATCCCGCCGCATCCGCGTCGTCCGACCGCTTGTCGGCCGGCTTGGGAGACGCGGCCGGACCGGCGGGCTTCGGAACGGATGAGCCCGACTGGCGGGTCGCTTCGATGGAGCGGAGGTTCTCGGACCGAACTTCGGCGCGGAGGAGGTCGCGCGGGCTCTCGGCCGGAGGACCGTCTCCGGACGGACGCTCGGGCGGCGCGTGGCTCGTCACAGGCCCGCCTCGCGGTCGGCCACGTACGCCTCCACGCGTGTGGCCCACTCGCCGCGCGCGCCCAGCAGCGCCTCGGCGAACTCGCGCACCGCGCCGCGCCCGCCGTGCGCCCGCGCCCGCCAGACCGCCGACGCCCGCGCATCCGGCGTCGCGTTGCCGACCACCGCGGGAAGGCCCACGCGGCGCAGGATCGCCAGGTCCGGCAGGTCGTCGCCCACGAACGCCGTCTCGTCCCACCCGATCCCCAGCCGCTCCAGCATGCCGGTGACGATGCGGAGCTTGGCAGCCGTCGCGTCCTGGTGCACCTCGTCGATGCCCAGCTCCGCCGCCCGCAGCGCCACCGAACGAGACTCGCGCCCGGTCACGATGGAGACGGCGATGCCGGCTTCCTGGATCATGCGGATGCCAAGCCCATCCTGGATGTCGTAGCGCTTCAGCTCCACGCGCTCGCCCGCGTCGGTCGCGCCCAGGTAGATGCCGCCATCCGTGAGCACGCCGTCCACGTCCAGCACCACGAGGCGGATGCGGCGGGCCAGTTCCGGCGGGATCGTCTCCGTCATGCGCTCAGAGCCCGTTCGCGCGGTTCAGGCCCAGCGCCGCCCGCAGCGCGAGCACCTCTTCCAGCAGCGGCCGCATCCGCTCCAGCGGCAGCATGTTGGTGGAGTCCGACGGCGCCGTCTCCGGCCGCGGGTGCGTCTCCAGGAAGAGCGCATCGGCCCCGGCAGCGACGGCCGCGCGGACCAGGTGGGGGATGAAGCGCGGCTCCCCGCCGCTGATCCCCTGCCCCTCGCCCGGGCGCTGCACCGAGTGCGTGCCGTCGAACACGGTGGGCGCGTCGCACGCCTCGCGCATCTGCACGAAGGTGCGCATGTCCACCACCAGGTTGCCGTAGCCGAAGAAGGTGCCGCGCTCGGTCAGCGCGAGGCCGGCCGCACCCGCGCCGCGAACCTTGGCCGCCGCGCCGCGCATCTCCAGCGGTCCCATCCACTGGCCCTTCTTCACGTTCACCGGCCGCCCCGTCGCGCCCGCGGCGACGAGAAGGTCCGTCTGCCGGCAGAGGAAGGCGGGGATCTGGAGCACGTCGGCCACCTGCGCCACGGCCGCGCACTGCTCCGGCGCGTGCACGTCGGTGATGATCGGCATGCCGGTCGCCGCCTTCACGCGCGCCAGCTTCTCCAGCCCCTCGTCCAGCCCCGGCCCGCGCGGCGACCCGGCGGAGCTGCGGTTGGCCTTGTCGAACGACGCCTTGTAGATGATGGGCAGGTGCAGCAGCTCGCCCAGCTTCGCCAGCGCCTCCGCGATCCCCACGTTCAGCGCCTCGTCCTCCAGCACGCACGGCCCGGCGATCAGGAAGAACGGCCCGCCCACGCGGAACAGGCTCGCCATGTCGTCAGCGGATGCGGAGGACGGAGCACCTTCTGTCGACGACACACCGTCCGCGTGGCGGAACACTGGCTCCGTCCCGTCCGGCAGCCTGTTCTCGAACCCGACCGTCCGCACCTCGCCATCCTGCACCTTGGCCGCCGGTGGCGCGGACTGCGCTGGCGACGGAGCGGCACCGACGAACGGCGCGGCAGGCGTGGACGACGGAGCGGCCTCGGACGACAGCGCCTCGCGCACGGCGGCGCGCGGATCGGCGTCGCTCACGCGCTGACCTCCGCCATCTCGCCTGTCTCTTTCGACGTCTCGTCCTGCGCCTGCGAGTCGCGGCGCACGAGGGCGGCGGCGACGAACGAGGCGAAGAGCGGGTGCGGCTGGTCCGGGCGGCTCTTCAGCTCCGGGTGCGCCTGCGTGGCCACGAAGTACGGATGGCTGGGGATCTCGATCATCTCCACCAGGTTTCCGTCGGGCGAGAGGCCGCTGAGCGCCACGCCGTTCTCGGTCAGCACCTCGCGGTAGGCGTTGTTCACCTCGTAGCGGTGCCGGTGGCGCTCGCTGATCTCGGTGTCGCCGTAGATCTCGGCCGCGCGCGAGCCGGGCTTCAGGCGCGCCGTGTAGGCGCCCAGGCGCATGGTGCCGCCCAGGTCCGTCACCTGGCGCTGCGAATCCATCAGGCAGATCACCGGGTCGGTCGTGTCGCGCTCCCACTCGGCCGAGTGCGCCTCCTGCAGGCCGCACACCGAGCGCGCGAACTCGATCACCGCCGTCTGCATCCCCAGGCACACGCCGAAGAACGGCAGCCCGTTCTCGCGCGACCAGCGGATGGCCGAGAGCATCCCCTCCACCCCGCGCACCCCGAAGCCGCCGGGGATGAGCAGGCCGTGGTACGCCGCCAGCTTGTCCGCGCACTGCCCGTTCTCGAAATCTTCCGACGACAGCCAGTCGATCTGCACCTTGGCGTCGTTGGCGATGCCGCCGTGGATCAGCGCCTCCTGCACCGACTTGTACGAGTCGACCAGCGCCACGTACTTGCCCACGACGGCGATGCGGACGGCGCCGTTCTGCGGGCTCTTCACGCGGTCCACCAGCGCCTTCCACTCCGCCAGGTCGGGCTTGGGCACGTTCAGCCCCAGCTTGGCGCAGACCTGCTCGTCCAGCCGCTGGCGCGCGTAGTCCAGCGGCACCTCGTAGATGGTGCTGGCGTCGCGGGCCTCGATCACGCTGGCCACGTCCACGTTGGTGAAGAGCGCGATCTTGCGGCGCATCTCCGGCGCGATGGGGTGCTCGCTGCGGCAGATGAGGATGTCCGGCTGGATCCCGATCTCCATCAGCTCGCGCACCGAGTGCTGCGTGGGCTTCGTCTTCAGCTCGCCCGCCGCGGCGATGTACGGGATGAGCGTGAGGTGGATGAACAGCGTGTGCTCGCGCCCCACCTCCTGCCGGTACTGGCGGATGGCCTCCAGGAACGGCAGCGACTCGATGTCGCCCACCGTGCCGCCGATCTCGGTGATCACCACGTCGTGGTTGGGCGCCAGCCGGCGGATGGCGCCCTTGATGGCGTCGGTGATGTGGGGGATGACCTGCACCGTGGCGCCCAGGTACTCGCCGCGCCGCTCGCGCGTGATCACGTCCTGGTAGATGCGGCCCGTGGTGATGCTGTTCGCCTGGCTGAGCGACTCGCCCACGAAGCGCTCGTAGTGGCCCAGGTCCAGGTCGGTCTCCGCGCCGTCGTCGGTCACGAAGACCTCGCCGTGCTGGAAGGGCGACAGCGTGCCCGGGTCCACGTTGATGTACGGGTCGAACTTCTGGATCGTCACGCGCAGGCCGCGCTCCACCAGCAGGCGCCCGATGGACGCCGCGGCGATGCCCTTCCCCAGCGAGCTGACCACGCCGCCGGTGACGAAGATGTACTTGGTGGGAGTCGTGTTCAGCGCCGTCATCTGCTCCGCCATCCGAAAAAGAGAACCGGGGCAGGCCCCGGAGAATGGGTCAACGAACTTCTGTAGATGCGAGCAGCGCCTCGGCCCGCGCCGCGTCGGCCGGCGTGTCGATGCCGCCCTCGCCCGCCCCCACGCGCGCCACGCCGATGCGCATGCCCGCCGCCAGCGGCCGCAACTGCTCCAGCCGCTCGATGCGCTCCAGCACGCCCTCGGGCAGCGCCACCCAGCGCAGCAGCGCCTCGCGGGTGTACGCGTAGATGCCCACGTGGCGCAGGAACGATCCTGAGGCGAGGTCGCCCGGCGCAGGGTCCGCGTCGCGGACGAAGGGAACGGGAGCGCGCGAGAAGAGCATCGCCCCTCCCGCGTCGTCCCTTACCACCTTCACCACACTAGGCGTCCGCCACTCCTCGACGGACGAGAGCGGCGATGCCACGGTGCCCACGTCCCACCCGCCGTCGCGCACCAGGCGCACGGCCTCTTCCACGTGGTCCTCGCGCACGAAAGGCTCGTCGCCCTGCACGTTCACGATCACGGGAAAGCCGGCGTACCGCTCGGTCACCGCCACCTCCGCCACCCGGTCGGTCCCGGAGGGATGCGCGGGCGACGTCATCACCGCCACTGCGCCGAACGCGCGGGCGGCTTCCGCAACCTCCTCGCTGTCGGTCGCGATCGCCACCGCGTCCAGGCACCGCATGCCAACGGCCCGCCGCCAGACCCACTCCACGAGCGGCCTGCCGGCGATGTTGTGGAGCGGCTTTCGGGGGAGGCGCGAGGAGCCGAGCCGGGCCGGGATCACCCCCAGGACGGGGGCGTTCACAGGCCCTCGGAAGGGCGGAAGATGGGGCGCGCGTTCGCAATAATCACGCCATCCAACCTAGCACGCCCGTTGGCCTTTGTCAAAACCGCGGGAGGCGGTTCTGGCTCAGCGGCAGCCAGAGAGGCGGAGAGGACGGTGCACGCCTCGCCCTGGCGGCTGAAGCCGCGGGCTACAACGGCGCGAACCCCGCCTGCGCGGACTGCCGCTGCACCATTATCGCAGGGTTGATCGACCATGCAGCCGCAACGAGCCGCCCGCACCAATGCCGCTTGGCCCACCCCTCCCGCAGCGCGCAGCGCGAGTCCCCCAGCGCGTCGAAAGCGAGGAGGCGAACTGGACCCGCGCAGCCTATCGGCGGCGCCAACGGCCGTGCCTTCCCCCGCTTGCGGGGGAGGGCAGGCGAGTTTTACGAGCCGGGTGAGGGCCCCTAGCTTCCCAGGCTCACCCCAAACGTCAGCACCGGCTTCTTCTTGTCCGCCGTGGGATCGATCACCACGCGCCCCCACACCAGCGGGAAACGGAGGCCGATGCCCGGGTCCTGCACCCAGTGCGGCATGTGCTCGCCCGTGCGCCACGCGGCGCCGGTGGCGTACGCGAACTCCAGCGAGGGCACGCCCAGGAACGGCAGGTCCACGCGCGAGATGGGGATGTCGTAGCGCGAGTCGATGAACACCAGGTGATCGCCGCGCATGTCGCCGATGCCGATGGTGGGTAGCGTCGCGGCCCCGCCCAGCAGCTCGTACCGCTGCCGCGGCGCCGCCCCGCCGACGGGCGCCAGCCCGCGGAAGCTCACCGCCACCTGGTGCAGGCGGAAGGCCGTGGCCTGGAACGTCCCCGTCACCAGCGCCTGCGTGAACGTCGCATCCGCGTCACTGGCGGCCTCGAAGTCCGCGTCGCCGCTCAGCCCCTGCTCCACCTGCACGTCGCCCGCGAAGCTGGACGACGCGCGCTGCACCCGCAGGTCCGCCCCGGCGATGGCCGAGACGATCGTGCCCGCGTCGATGTCCGGGTTGTCGCGATTCAGCCCTTCGCGGTGGATCACGGCATACGGACGCCGCTCGCGGAGCGAACGGTCGCGCGACCACTGCACGCCCAGCCGCGGCCCGAACCACGACTCGCCCGCGATGAGCGGCGTCACGTACGGGCGCGTCACCATCAGCGAAGCGCGGTCGGAGTCGTAGTAGTCGCGGTAGTCGCGGCCCAGGAAGAAGGACGAGAGCGAGTTCATCAGGTCCCCGCTCTGCCACGCGTCGTTCGTCCGCGTGCCGCGCGAGAGCTCCGCCACCGCGCGGTACTCGCCGTTGCGGAACGGGACGCCGCCGCGCACCCCGCCGCCGAAGGTCTCGCGCGCGGTGCGGTACGACACCCAGGCGTCGATGCCCGGCCCGCTGTCGTCGCCCGTCGGCCGGAACCCCGCGCCGGCGGAGAGCGTGAGCCCGTCCACCCGCTCGTACGTGGGGAACGGCCGCGGGCCGAACGAGAAGCGCGACCCCGTCGCCGCCGGCGTCACCGTGACGGCGATGCTGGGCTGCGCGTTGGTCGTGCCGGCCGACGCCGTGTCGGCCTCGACCGCGACGGTGGTGTTCTGGTACGCCTCCACGATCTCGCCGTGCGTGCCCTGCCCCGTGGGGTAGATGCCGCCACCGAGGATGGTGATCGGCCCGGCGACCTTGGAGCCGGGCCGCAGGTAGAGCTGGCCGTTGAGGACGACGATGCCGCCGTCGACCGTGCCCTCCAGCTTCACCTCCGCCGCGTTGACGACCAGGTCGCCGGGGGCGTGGAAGGTGGCGGGGAGCACCGTGTCGCGCGAGAACGTCTGGTAGTTGCGGCGCGCCAGGATCTGGCGGGCGATCGCCGCGGCGCGTGTCTGGTCCTGGCCGCTCACCGACACCGTCTGCGCGTGGAGCGCGGGGGCGGCGAGGAAGGCCAGGAGCGCGAGGCAGATCGCGATCAGGTAGGTCAGCGGCGCGCGTTGCGTCATAGTTCCAGGAAGTTGCGGAGGATCTCGCGACCCCCCTCGCTGGCGATGGACTCGGGATGGAACTGCACGCCCCACACGGGATGCTCGCGGTGCCGCACGGCCTGGATCTCCGTCTCGTGCCCCGGCTCGTCGGTCCACGCCACCACCTCCAGCGCGTCCGGCAGCGTGGAGGGCTCGATCACGAGCGAGTGGTAGCGGGCCACGGTGAGCGGCGACGGCACGCCCGCGAAGATGCCCTGCCCCCGGTGCGCGATGGGCGACGTCTTCCCGTGCATGGGCCGCGCCGCGCGCACGACCCGGCCGCCGTAGGCCGCTCCGATCGACTGGTGGCCCAGGCACACGCCCAGGATCGGCGTCGTCGCGCCGAGCTCGCGGATCACATCAACCGACACGCCTGCCTCGGCCGGCGTGCACGGGCCGGGGGAGATGACGATGCGCTCCGGCGCCATCTCCCGGATCTGCTCCACCGTCAGCGCGTCGTTGCGGCGGACCTCCATCTCCGCCCCCAGTTCGCCGAGATACTGGACCAGATTCCAGGTGAAGCTGTCGTAGTTATCTATAACCAGGATCATCGCCTGCAAGCTTCTGCTGATGTTGATGCGATGCGGGGTGCCCCCTCCCGCTCGCTTAGGCTCGCACCCTCCCCCGCAAGCGGGAGAGGGTTGGTGGTTCGGTGCGCGTCGGGATCACCGCTGCGCGCCGATGGTGCGGCAGCAGCCCGCGAAGGCGGGCTTCGTGCCGTCGTAGCCCGCGGCTTTAGCCGCCAGGGCGTTGCGGGATGCGCAGCATCATCCGGGCGAGCCGCCGCGCGGACTCGCGAGTGCCCGCTACGCCCGCGGGTGGAAGCTGCGGTGCACCTGCGCGAGGTAGGTGCGGTCCACGTGCGTGTAGATCTGCGTCGTTGAGATGTCCGCGTGGCCCAGCATCTCCTGAACAGCCACGAGGTCCGCGCCGCCCTCCAGCAGGTGCGTGGCGAACGAGTGCCGCAGCGTGTGCGGGCTGACGTGCTTCTCGATGCCCGCCGCCTTCACGTGTCCCTGCAGGATCTTCCACACGCCCATGCGGGTGAGCGGCCCACCGCGCGCGTTCAGGAACACACGGCCTTCGCTCTTGCCGCGGTCCAGCTTCGGCCGCGTCTCGCGCAGGTAGATGGAGATCGCGCCGATGGCCTTGCGCCCGATGGGCACCCCGCGCTCCTTGCCGCCCTTGCCGAAGACGCTGGCGAACTCGTCGTCCAGGAACAGGTTGCGAAGCCGCAGGTCCGTCAGCTCGGACACGCGCACGCCGCTCGCGTAGGCGAACTCCAGCATCGCGCGGTCGCGCCACGCCAGCGCGTGCGACAGGTCCGGCGCGCCCATCAGCGCCTCGATCTCGGCCACGGAGAGCACGTCCGGCAGCGTGCGCCACGCCTTGGGCGCGTCGATGCGCTCGCTGGGGTCGGCCACCACCTCGTTCTCGGCCAGCAAGAAGCCGAAGTACGTGCGCAGCGCCGAGACGTTGCGGGCGATGGAGCGCGGCGCCAGGCCCAGGTCCTTTATGTGCAGCACGTACTTGCGCAGGTCCGCCGTGGTGACCTCGCGCGGGGCGGCGCGGCCCAGCGTGCGCGCGAAGCTGGCCAGGCGCACCACGTCGTGCCGGTACGCATCCACCGTGAGCTCCGAGAGGCCGCGCTCGAAGCGCATGTGGTCCAGGAAGCCCTCCACCCCGAACCGCCGTCGCGTATCGTCCAGCTCCCTCGCCGCCTGCGCCGCCGTCAGCGCCTCCGCCGCGTCCGCGTCTGCCGCCGCGGCGGATCGCTTCGCATCCGCGGAACCCTCGCCGGAGCGCCGCGAATCCGCTGGTTCTCCGCTGGACTGCCGCGCATCCGCCGATTCGCTGCCGGACCCGCTCGCATCTACCGAATCGGCGCCGGATGCCCGTGTATCTCCCGAAACCCCGGGGGGCTTCGCATCTGCCGAATCCATCGTCTACCGAACCCTTCCGGCATCTACCGAAAGCTCGCGCGCAGATCGGCTCGGACGCGCGGGAGCCGCTTCCGACGGCGGGTCGGACGGGAGATGCGGGGCGGCGGTCATGCCTCGCGGCGGCGGCTCTTCCACCACCACCAGACGACGCCGGCCAGCAGCACCAGCGCGGCGATGAAGAGCCAGCGGCCGGACGATTCCAGGCCGGCGCGGATGTGCTCCCAGTTGCGCCCCGCCGTCGCGCCCAGGTAGACGATGAGCCCGTACCAGAGCCCGGAGGCGGCAGCCAGCGGCAGGAGCGTCCGCCAGACGCCGAGCTTGC contains:
- the kdsB gene encoding 3-deoxy-manno-octulosonate cytidylyltransferase, with product MNAPVLGVIPARLGSSRLPRKPLHNIAGRPLVEWVWRRAVGMRCLDAVAIATDSEEVAEAARAFGAVAVMTSPAHPSGTDRVAEVAVTERYAGFPVIVNVQGDEPFVREDHVEEAVRLVRDGGWDVGTVASPLSSVEEWRTPSVVKVVRDDAGGAMLFSRAPVPFVRDADPAPGDLASGSFLRHVGIYAYTREALLRWVALPEGVLERIERLEQLRPLAAGMRIGVARVGAGEGGIDTPADAARAEALLASTEVR
- a CDS encoding HAD hydrolase family protein, giving the protein MTETIPPELARRIRLVVLDVDGVLTDGGIYLGATDAGERVELKRYDIQDGLGIRMIQEAGIAVSIVTGRESRSVALRAAELGIDEVHQDATAAKLRIVTGMLERLGIGWDETAFVGDDLPDLAILRRVGLPAVVGNATPDARASAVWRARAHGGRGAVREFAEALLGARGEWATRVEAYVADREAGL
- a CDS encoding CTP synthase — translated: MTALNTTPTKYIFVTGGVVSSLGKGIAAASIGRLLVERGLRVTIQKFDPYINVDPGTLSPFQHGEVFVTDDGAETDLDLGHYERFVGESLSQANSITTGRIYQDVITRERRGEYLGATVQVIPHITDAIKGAIRRLAPNHDVVITEIGGTVGDIESLPFLEAIRQYRQEVGREHTLFIHLTLIPYIAAAGELKTKPTQHSVRELMEIGIQPDILICRSEHPIAPEMRRKIALFTNVDVASVIEARDASTIYEVPLDYARQRLDEQVCAKLGLNVPKPDLAEWKALVDRVKSPQNGAVRIAVVGKYVALVDSYKSVQEALIHGGIANDAKVQIDWLSSEDFENGQCADKLAAYHGLLIPGGFGVRGVEGMLSAIRWSRENGLPFFGVCLGMQTAVIEFARSVCGLQEAHSAEWERDTTDPVICLMDSQRQVTDLGGTMRLGAYTARLKPGSRAAEIYGDTEISERHRHRYEVNNAYREVLTENGVALSGLSPDGNLVEMIEIPSHPYFVATQAHPELKSRPDQPHPLFASFVAAALVRRDSQAQDETSKETGEMAEVSA
- a CDS encoding aminodeoxychorismate/anthranilate synthase component II, with the protein product MILVIDNYDSFTWNLVQYLGELGAEMEVRRNDALTVEQIREMAPERIVISPGPCTPAEAGVSVDVIRELGATTPILGVCLGHQSIGAAYGGRVVRAARPMHGKTSPIAHRGQGIFAGVPSPLTVARYHSLVIEPSTLPDALEVVAWTDEPGHETEIQAVRHREHPVWGVQFHPESIASEGGREILRNFLEL
- the kdsA gene encoding 3-deoxy-8-phosphooctulonate synthase: MSDADPRAAVREALSSEAAPSSTPAAPFVGAAPSPAQSAPPAAKVQDGEVRTVGFENRLPDGTEPVFRHADGVSSTEGAPSSASADDMASLFRVGGPFFLIAGPCVLEDEALNVGIAEALAKLGELLHLPIIYKASFDKANRSSAGSPRGPGLDEGLEKLARVKAATGMPIITDVHAPEQCAAVAQVADVLQIPAFLCRQTDLLVAAGATGRPVNVKKGQWMGPLEMRGAAAKVRGAGAAGLALTERGTFFGYGNLVVDMRTFVQMREACDAPTVFDGTHSVQRPGEGQGISGGEPRFIPHLVRAAVAAGADALFLETHPRPETAPSDSTNMLPLERMRPLLEEVLALRAALGLNRANGL
- the xerD gene encoding site-specific tyrosine recombinase XerD, coding for MDSADAKPPGVSGDTRASGADSVDASGSGSESADARQSSGEPADSRRSGEGSADAKRSAAAADADAAEALTAAQAARELDDTRRRFGVEGFLDHMRFERGLSELTVDAYRHDVVRLASFARTLGRAAPREVTTADLRKYVLHIKDLGLAPRSIARNVSALRTYFGFLLAENEVVADPSERIDAPKAWRTLPDVLSVAEIEALMGAPDLSHALAWRDRAMLEFAYASGVRVSELTDLRLRNLFLDDEFASVFGKGGKERGVPIGRKAIGAISIYLRETRPKLDRGKSEGRVFLNARGGPLTRMGVWKILQGHVKAAGIEKHVSPHTLRHSFATHLLEGGADLVAVQEMLGHADISTTQIYTHVDRTYLAQVHRSFHPRA